Genomic window (Geothermobacter hydrogeniphilus):
CCGCGCCGTTCCACATGTGGACTCCGGATGTCTATCAGGGGGCGCCGACTCCGGTGACTGCCTTCATGAGTGCCGGTCCCAAGGCCGCCGCCTTCGCCGCGCTGATGCGGGTCTTCATTCTCGGTCTGGCCGGTCTGCAGAGTGAGTGGACCAGCCTGCTCTGGGGCCTGGCTATCCTGACCATGATCATCGGCAACGTGACCGCCATCTACCAGACCAATCTCAAGCGGATGCTGGCCTACTCTTCCATCGCCCACGCCGGTTATGCCCTGGTCGGCCTGGTGGCGGCCAACGCGGTCGGTGTTTCCGGCATCCTGTTCTACATGCTGGCCTACACCTTCATGAACCTCGGGGCTTTCGCGGTGCTGGTTCTGGCCGGTAAGAAGGGCGAGGAGAACCTGACCCTTGAAGGTTTCTCCGGGTTCGGTTTCAAACGTCCGTTCCTCGGCGTGGCGATGACCATTTTCATGTTGTCGCTGATGGGGATCCCGCCGACAGCCGGTTTTGCCGGGAAATTCTATATCTTCGCCGGTGCCATCAAGTCCGGTTACATCTGGCTGGCGATTATCGGCGTATTGAACTCGGCGGTTTCCCTCTATTACTACCTGCGGGTGATTGTCTACATGTACTTCAAGGATCCGCAGGAAGATTACAGCTGGGTGTCGATGCACACCGGCGCGGTGGTTTCCATCGTCATCGCCATCGTCGGCGTGCTCTATCTCGGTATCATTCCCGGCAAGATCATGGAAATGGCCAAACTGGCTATCTTCTGACCAGGAATTGAAATAGTGTGAACCAGCACAGGCCTCCCGGCATAACCGGGGGGCCTGTGCCGGTTTATGGCTGATGATCAGGGATGCGGACTTGTCCGGCAGAGACTTCAGGTGGTTACCGCACCGATTTCGGAGCGAGGTTGTTGTTTCTTCCTGCCGTGCTTTGTCCGTCGATCATTGCAACGTGTTGCCGCGGGTTTCGGCATCAAAAATGGTCATAATCGATTCATCAGTATAGGGCAGTTCGACCGTATCGCGTTTATCCCCTCCGGGATGCCAGACAATGACCGCGCCCCGGCCACGATTTTCGCGACAGGCGCAACCCGGACAGGTATTCATCAGGGCCTGCCACATCTGTTCGGTGTCGAGCAGTTCAAAACCGGCGAAGTCTTCACCGCTGCTGAGTCGGTCAAGAAACTTGTTGAGCAGTTCAAAATCGACGAAATCATTCTCTTTGCGCCACCAGCGGATAAAGCGGGTCGATTCCGTGCGTCGCTGATCGATTGCCGAGCGGATTTCGATGTTGTCCATGGGACCTCCTTTCTGCTCCCGGCCTTCAGTAGGGCCTCTTTCTACCAGTATAGTTGTTTTTTGGTTTCCCCGTCTGCCTCCCATTCGGAACGAAAGCTGGAGAACGCTTGTCGCTGGAAAGGTCTGGGTGTAAACTGCCGTGCTGGAGCCGCTTTTCACCAGAGGATACGTATGTCGTTTGCCGCCATCGCCGAAAAGACCAGCACCCTGCTGGAGATGATCAAGTTCTCCCACACCGTGTTTGCCTTCCCGTTTGCCCTGATGGGGGTGGTGCTGGCAAGTCTCGCCGGCAACGCTCTGCCCGGAGCCGGACAGGTTTTGTGGATCTGCCTGGCGATGGTCGGGGCGCGCAGTGGAGCGATGGGGCTGAACCGCCTGATTGACGCCGGGATAGACGCTGAAAATCCGCGAACCGCCGATCGTCATATTCCATCCGGACGGGTTTCGGTGGCTGAGGCCTGGTTGTTTATTGTTGTCTCGCTGGCCATTTTTCTCTTCGCCGCCTGGATGCTCAATCCGCTCTGTTTCCGACTGGCCCCGGTAGCCATCGGCTTTTTCGTTCTCTACGCCTACTGCAAGCGCTTCAGCCACTATGCCCACATCGTCCTTGGCATCTGCCTCGCCGCGGCGCCGATCGGTGCCTATATCGCCCTGCGCGGCACCCTGGATTGGCCGGTAACGGCGCTGGCACTGGCCGTCCTGTTCTGGGTCGCCGGGTTCGATATCTTCTATGCCCTTCAGGATTATGAATTCGATGTCGAGCACGGCCTGCATTCGATCCCATCCCGGCTCGGCATTGACAAGTCCTTCCTGCTGGTGCGCGTTTTCCATGGGCTGATGCTGCTGTTCCTGCTGCTGGTGCTGCCGGGCAGCGGCCTGGGCTGGATCTATGTCATCGGGGTGGTCATCGTTGCCGGAATGTTGCTCTACGAACACCGCCTGGTCAAACCGGACGATCTTTCCAGGCTGGACGCGGCATTCTTCAACATGAACGGCTATATCAGCGTGACGATATTTGTTTTCGCGCTGGGAGATGCGGTATTTTTGTAGGGCATGTACCACGGAAACACGGAAACTTAGAGAAAATCACAGAGAAAGGCGAAAGCTGATTATCCGCAGATTACGCAGATTTCCGCAGATGAAAAGCAAAGACTTTCCCTTGAGGTTTTGACCCTAATCTGCGTCCATCTGCGTAATCTGCGGATCAGAAAGCAAAAGAAGTTTTCTTGGCGTGGGATCGATTTTAACGATTTTTGAAGAATGAAGCCTATGCAGAAGATAGTCGTCGGCATCACCGGGGCCTCCGGTTCCATCTACGGACTGCGCCTGATCGAGGAGTTGCTGCGTGCGCGGATCCAGGTCAGCCTGCTGTTGAGTGATGCCGGCCGCCAGGTGCTCGGCTTCGAGACGGGGTTGCAGCTTGATGACGATCCAGCGGTCTGCGAAACACAGTTGCGCGGGCATTTTCCGGCCGGTAAGTCACTGCAGGTTTACGGTATGAGTGACTTTTTCGCCCCGATCGCCAGCGGCTCCAGCGCGCCGGATGCGGTGGTCATCTGCCCCTGCTCGATGGGCACCCTTGGTCGCATCGCTGCCGGATTCTCCGACAACCTGCTTGAACGGGTCGCGGATGTGGCGTTGAAGGAAGGCCGCAAGCTGTTGCTGGTGCCGCGCGAGACTCCCTTCAACCAGATTCACCTTGAAAATATGCTGCGCATCTCACGGGCGGGCGGGCAGATCCTGCCGGCGATGCCGGGTTTCTACCAGCAGCCGGAGTCGGTCGAGGAAATGGTCGATTTCGTGGTGGGGAAGGTGCTGGATCAACTCGGCGTTGAACATCAGCTGTTCAAACGCTGGGGGGGATAAAAGACGATTTCGCGCAGGGTTCGCCAAGGACGCAGAGTAAATACAAACATTGACAGGGTTTTCTCCGCGCCTCTGTGTCTTTCGTGCGAGGCCGGTTTCGAAGGTTTGAATACGGATGAACAGTCTGTTTGCATCGATAAAAGAAAAAGTCGCTTCGAACACCCGCATCAGCGACGATGAGGCGCTGGCGCTCTTCGAGTCGCCCGACCTGCTCGCCATCGGCGAGCTGGCGGCGGAAGCCAACCGGCGGAAAAATGGTGACCGGGTCTACTTCAACGTCAACCGCCACATCAATTACACCAATCTCTGCGTCAACCGCTGCCGGTTCTGCGCTTTCTCGAAAGAGGCGGGGGAGGCGGGAGAGTACACCCTGGCGCTGGAGCAGATCGCCGCCAAGGCCCGGGAAGCGGCTGCCGTCGGAGCGACCGAGATCCATACCGTTGGCGGCCTGCATCCCGATCTGCCGTTTGAATTTTACCTGGAGATGCTGCAGACCATCAAAAAGGTTGAACCGAAGCTGCACATCAAGGCTTTTACCGCTGTCGAGATCGATTATTTCAGCCAGATTTCAGGCTTGACCGTTGAGGAAGTCATCGCCACGCTCGGGGAGGCGGGGCTCGGGTCCCTGCCCGGAGGCGGCGCGGAAATCCTCGGACAGGAGGTCCGCGAGCGGATCTGTCCGGAAAAAATCAGCGGCGAGCGCTGGCTGGAGGTGACCGAAAAGGTTCATCGCGCCGGGTTCAAGTCCAACGCCACCATGCTCTTCGGCCATCTCGAAGCCTATCCCGACCGGGTCGAACATCTGCGCCTGCTGCGCGAGCTGCAGGATCGGTCCGGCGGCTTCCAGGCGTTCATCCCCCTCGCCTTCCAGCCCGACAACACCCGGGTGCCGGGGGCCAAAGGGGTCGGTGGCGTGGATGCTCTCAAGACCCTGGCGATCAGCCGCCTCTACCTGGACAACTTTAAGCACATCAAGGCCTACTGGGTGATGTTGGGCGTGAAGATCGCCCAGACCGCTCTCTGTTTCGGGGTCAACGATCTTGACGGCACCGTCGTCGAGGAAAAGATCGGTCACGACGCCGGTGCTGATGCGCCGCAGGCCATGAGCAGGGGCGATATCCAGAAACTGATTCGCCAGGCCGGACGGGTGCCGGTCGAGCGTGATACGCTGTATAACGAAATCTGAAAATCCGGGATAGCCACCAAGCCACCAAGAGCACCAAGAAACCTTTTCATAACGCGGGGCCGCAGAGCGGAAGAGTCTGCAGTAAAAAGCAAAGAGCTTTGTTTTGGATCTCACGCGATGTTCAGATGTTCTTTTTGCCCGGTTTTTTTTCTCACCTGTCGTTAAAGAGACTTTGCCTTCTTGGTGTCCTTTGTGTCTTGGTGGCTGATAGGGTTTTATGTTCAAAAATACATATGTTCAAAAAAATTCAAGATAAATTGAATGCCGGGCAGCCGGTCGACCGCGACGAGGCACTCTGGCTGCTCACCGAGGCCGAGCTGCTGCAGCTCGGCAAGCTGGGCGACGGGGGGCGGCGGCGTAAGCACCCGGAGAACCGGGTGACCTTCGTGGTCGACCGCAACGTCAATTACAGCAACGTCTGCGAGTCGAAATGCAAGTTCTGCGCGTTCTACTGCGATGCCGATTCAGATCGGGCCTATCTGCTCGACTACGAAACGATCTTTGCCAAGGTTCAGGAGCTGGTCGAGCATGGCGGCACCCAGCTGCTGATGCAGGGCGGGCTGCATCCGGAGTTGAAAATCGAATGGTTCGAGGAGTTGTTCCGTCAGCTCTCGCGGCGTTTTCCGCAGGTGCAGATCCATTCCCTGTCGGCGGCCGAGATCGTCCACATCGCCCGGCTCTCGAACCTGAGCGTCGCCGAGTGCCTAAGGCGGCTGCAGGCGGCGGGGTTGAAATCGCTGCCCGGCGCTGGTGCCGAGGTGCTGGTCGATGCGGTGCGGCAACGGATCTCACCCAACAAGATCAGTTGGCAACAGTGGGGCGAGGTGATGGAGCTGGCCCACGGACTGGGGATGCGTACCACCGCGACGATGATGTTCGGCAGCGGCGAAGGACCGGAAGATATTGTCGAACACCTGTTTCGTATCCGTGAAATCCAGGCCCGGACCGGCGGTTTTACCGCGTTTATCCCCTGGACTTTTCAACCGCACAACACTGAACTTGGCGGGGAAACGGCGACCGGGGTTGACTACCTGAAGGTGCTGGCGCTGTCACGGATCGTCCTCGACAATATCGATAATATCCAGGCCAGTTGGGTAACCCAGGGTGCGCGCATGGCGCAGGTGGCGCTCTTCTTCGGCGCCAATGACCTCGGCGGCACCATGCTTGAAGAGAACGTCGTCGCCGCCGCCGGCGTCACCTTCCGCATGTCGAAGGAAGAGATCATCGAACTGGCGCGTGGGGCCGGTTTTATTCCGGCACGACGGACCACGGAGTATGAGATTCTGGAAGTTTATTAAAATCCCGGGGCCGCCAAGACACCAAGGACGCCAAGAAGGCATTTCAAATTCATGGGGTCTCTTGGCGGCTTGAGCGAACATCAGTGAGCGGGTGGCCGGGCTCTTAAGGGGGGTTCATGACCTATCTACGCAAAAATATCGCCGAGATGGCCGGCTACGTGCCCGGTTTCCAGCCCGAAAACGAGGCGGAGTGGATCAAGCTCAACACCAACGAGAATCCCTACCCACCCTCGCCTAAGGTGCGTGAAGCGATTCTGGCCGAACTCGGCAGTGATGGCGGCAACCTGCGCAAGTACCCGGATGCGGCCAGCCGGGAGTTCCGACGGGTGGCGGCGGAACTGTACGGTTTTGATGCCGACTGGGTGATCAGCGCCAACGGTTCGGATGAACTGCTCAACAATCTGATCCGCGCCTGTGCCGGGGAAGGGGAAGAGATCGCCTATGTCCATCCGTCCTATTCCTACTACGCGACCCTGGCCGCAATCCAGGGCGCGAAGGTGAAGACCTTCGGGTTGACGGAAGCGGGCCGGATTGCCGACTTCCCGGCACGGTATCCAGGGAAAATCTTTTTTCTCACCAGCCCCAACGCCCCGCTGGGGATTGCTTTTGACAAAGCCTACATCAGGGAACTCGCCGGTCGCTGTGCCGGGATCCTGGTGGTTGATGAGGCCTATGCCGATTTCGCCGAAGAAAATGCCCTGGAGCTGGTCAGGGAGTGCCGGAATGTCGTTGTGACCCGCACCCTGTCGAAGAGCTATTCCCTGGCCGGAATGCGGCTCGGCCTGGCGGTGGCGCGTCCCGAGATGATTGCCGCCCTCGACAAGATTCGTGACCACTACCACCTTGATCGCCTGGCGCTGGTCGCGGCGAGTGCCGCGTTGCGTGACCAGAACTATCTCAGGGAAATGGTCGCGAAGATCTGCAGCACCCGGGGTCGTTTTGCCGCCGTATTGGAAAGTCTCGGTTACCAGGTACTCGATTCCTGCGCCAACTACGTGTTCGCTGCGCCGCCGGACCGGGACGGCAAGCGGGTTTATGAGGCGCTTTTCCAGCGCCGGATTCTGGTTCGCCACTTCTCCGACCCGCTGCTCGCCCATGGGCTGCGAATTTCGATCGGCACCGATGAGGAGATGGATCAGGCCCTTGCGGCATTACGGGAAATCGGCTGACGGGCTGATAAAGCGGCCATCTGCTCGTTGGTCCTCCCCCCGCGTCAACGATGTCCCTTGCGGAGTTATGGACGCCTTGCCGCTGGACATTTTTTCTCAGCCTGGGTCTTACCTCCGCGCCTCTGCGCGAGATTGCTTGAATGAATTTTCCGTATCTTCGTGGTGAGATCTGATTTTCATGCCCGACGATTATCCTTTCAACCCCGCCGAGGTTGCCGAGCGCCTGCTGGCCTGGTACGCCGATGAGGGGCGCGACCTGCCCTGGCGGCACACCCGTAACCCCTATCGTATCTGGCTGTCCGAAATCATGCTGCAGCAGACCACCGTGGCCGCGGTGGTCCCCTACTACGAAAAATTTCTGGCGGCCTTTCCCGATATCGAAGCGCTGGCGGCGGCTCCGGTGGAGGCGGTCATCGAGCTCTGGGCGGGGCTCGGTTACTACCGTCGCGCCCGTCATCTGCACGCCGCGGCGGTGAAGGTGGTGGAAGACTTCGGCGGCAGCTTTCCCGCGAGCCCGGAGGAGATCCTTTCCCTGCCCGGTGTCGGCCGCTCGACCGCCGGGGCGATTCTCTCCATCGCCTTTGATAAGCCGGCACCGATTCTCGATGGCAACGTACGGCGGGTGCTCTGCCGGCTGTTTGCTCTGCAATTGCCTCCGCGTTCCAGCGAGGCGGAAAAGTTGCTCTGGAGTTGGGCGGAGGCCCTGACCCCGACCGGCCGGCCACACGATTACGCGCAGGCGATCATGGATCTCGGGGCGACGGTCTGTCTTCCGAAGCAGCCCGTCTGTCCCTCCTGTCCGCTGACCGGCCTCTGCCAGGCGCGCCGCCGGGGACTGGAACGGGAGCTGCCGCTGAAGGCTGCAACGAAGACGGTGCCGACTGTCCGGCAGGTGGCGCTGTTGTTGTGGCGCGACGGCCGGCTGCTGGTACGCCGCCGCCCCTTTGCCGGCATGCTGCAGGGGCTGTGGGAATTCCCGGCGACCGATCTGCTTGTCCATGAAGGGGGCGGAGACGCCGCCCGTCGGTTGCTGGCGGAGCAGGGAGGGGTGAGTGAACCGCGGCGGGTCGGCGAAATCCGCCACGCCTATTCCCACTTCCGGCTCGAACTGGAGGTCTGGTCCGCGCCGTTTGCGGAACGCTGCAGGGTTGCGGAACGGGGGGAGTGGCGCTGGGTCGATCCGGCCGCGCTGGCCCGGACACCGCTGCATGGTGCCCACCTGAAGGCGGCGAAGTTGCTGGACTCGCCAGCCTGAATCTGTCACCATGGCGAACTTATGAACAAGACACCGATTATTGAAGATGCCGCCGAACTGGCGGAGTTCGCCCGCTTTCTGGCGGATCAGCCGGTGATCGCCGTTGATCTCGAAGCCGACAGCATGCACCATTTCACCGAGCAGGTTTGCCTGCTGCAGTTCACCGCTGCCGGGCGGACCATGCTGCTCGATCCGCTGGCGCTGCCCGATCTCGAGCCGCTGCGGGCGATTTTTGCCAATCCGCGGCAACGCAAGCTGTTCCACGCTGCCGATTACGACCTGCGCTGTCTGCGGCGCGATTTCGACCTGCGGATCGACGGCCTGTTCGACAGCATGATCGCCGCCCAGTTGTGCGGTGAGCAGAAGATCGGCCTCGCTGATCTGCTCGGCAAGTATTTTGACCTGCGGATCGACAAGAAATACCAGCGTGCCGACTGGACGATTCGGCCCCTGCCGGGCGAGATGATCGCCTACGCGGCCGGGGATACCGCTGATCTGGAGCGGTTGGCCGGGGTGCTTGAGCAGCGTCTGGAAGAGCTCGGACGAACCGCGTGGCACGCCGAGGAATGCGCCCTGCTGCAGGAGGTGGCCTTCGAAGAGAACGGCGGTCCGCTGTTTCTGCGTTTCAAGGGGGCCGGGCGTCTCGACCGTCGCCAGCTGGCCATTCTTGAACAGTTGCTGCAGTGGCGCATCCGCCGTGCCCGCAAACGGGACGTGCCGCCGTTCAAGATCATCGGCAACAAGCCGCTGCTGGCCGTCGCCACCGCCGCGCCGCAGACCGCCAGGGCTCTCGGCCGCCTGGAGGGGATGTTTCCGCGCCTGGTCGAAAGATTCGGCCGTGAACTGCTGGAGTGCGTGAGTGCGGGGTTGGCGATTCCGGAAAAGGAGTTGCCGGCCTTCCCGCGCGGCGAACGGCGCCTGCGTGACCCTGAAGCGGACAAGCGTTTCGAGCGCCTGAAGCAGTGGCGCCGGCAGCAGGCGGAGCGGCTGCAGCTCGATCCCGGGGTGATGATCAACAATGCCCTGCTCGAAGCGATTGCCTACCAGCCTCCGGGAAGTTCTGATGACTTCGCCCGGTTTGAAGCCATGCGCAACTGGCAGCGGCAGGAGTTCGGAGCGCAGATCCTCCAGGTGCTTGACCACGGATGACGCTGATTGGGACGGTGGAGATTTCATTCTGAAGCAAACGCGCGGGTTGTAACCCGCGCGTTTGCTTTTGGGTTTATCTTCCTGTCTGCGGCAGCGGGTCCAGCAATGCGTTTAATTCTTTTTCCGGCAGGACTTTTTCCCGCAGGCAGAGGGCGCGGATCGTTGTTCCTTCGCGGAAGGCCTGTTTGGCCAGTTCCGAAGCCCGGTCATAGCCGATGCGCGGCGCCAGGGCGGTGACCATGGCCAGACTCTGTTCGACCAGTTCGGCACAGCGTTCGGCGTTGGCCTGCAGTCCGGTCACGCACTTCTCGGCGAACAGCCGCGCGGCGTTGGCTGTCAGTTCGATGCTCTCCAGCAGGTTGCGGGCCAGCAGCGGCAGCATCACGTTGAGTTCGAAATTGCCCGCCAGCCCGCCGAGGGTGATGGCGGCGTCATTGCCGATCACCTGGGCGCAGACCTGGATCAGGCTCTCCGCCATCACCGGATTGACCTTGCCCGGCATGATGGAACTGCCCGGCTGCACGGCCGGCAGGCTCAGTTCGCCATAGCCGCCGCGTGGTCCGCTGGCGAGAAGGCGGATATCGTTGGCGATCTTGAAGAGGGCCGCGGCGCAGCTTTTCAGGGTTCCGCTGAGGGTGACGATCGCGTCCCTGGCCGCCTGGGCCTCGAAATGATTGCGCGCCTCGCTGAATTCCAGCCCGGTCTCCTTTGTCAGCCCTGAGCAGACACGAGCGGCAAATTCCGGGTGGGTATTCAGCCCGGTGCCGACGGCGGTGCCCCCCAGGGGCAGTTCCAGCAGCCCTGCAGCGCTCAGCTGAAGTCTCTGCCGGGCCAGTTCGAGCTGGCGGGCATAGCCGGAAAAGACCTGGCCGAGACGGATCGGCACCGCGTCCTGGAGATGGGTGCGTCCCAGCTTGACAATCGGATCGAATTCTTCCGCCTTGTCCTGCAGGCTCTTCTGCAGCAGCTCCAGGGCCGGCAGCAGATGCCGGTGCAGTTCTTCGGCGGCCGCCAGGTGGATGGCGCTGGGAAAGACGTCGTTGCTCGACTGGCCGAGATTGACATGATCGTTGGGATGGACCGCCTTGTCGCCGAGGTTGTGGCCGAGGATGGCGGCGGCACGGTTGGCGATCACCTCGTTGGCGTTCATGTTGCTGCTGGTTCCGGAACCGGTCTGGAAGATATCGATCGGGAAATGTTCATCAAGATCCCCGTTGGCCACCTCGGCGGCGGCCTGTGCTATCGCTTCGGCCAGGTCTGCCGGCAGCAGTCCCAGTTCGGCATTGACCCGGGCCGCGTACTGCTTGATCAGGCCCAGGGCGCGGATCATTGCCCGCGGCAGGGGCCGGCCGGAGACCGGGAAGTTGTTGACCGCACGCGCGGTCTGGGCGCCGTAGAGGGCCGCGGCGGGGACCTGCATGCTGCCCATCGAATCGGTTTCGGTGCGTTGTTGCTCTCGGTTCATCGGCATTCTCCTTTTGCAGCCAGCTTATCAATCCCGTCATGGCTGTCAATGGCCTGGATCAGGACAAATTTTACTCTGGCTAAAAATACTGCTTCGCCGCTGTCGCGCCTTCATGTAGAATGGTCCGGTGAGTTCCCTCGCCTTTGCCCTCATCCTGCTCTCGGCGCTGATGCACGCCCTGTGGAACCTGCTGGTCAAGCAGAGCGGGGACAAGACCGCCTATATCTGGTGGATGTTCCTGCAGTCCGGGATCCTCTTCAGCCTGATCATGCTGCTGGCGGCCGGGCCCTTTCCACCGCTGTCGCCCCGTCTGCTGCTGCTGACCGCCGGCGGGGCGGTCTGTTTCGTCCTCTACCACCTCTTCACCGGTCGCGCCTACCGTGAAGGGGACCTGTCGATGACCTACCCGCTGGCGCAGACGGCGATGCTCTATGTTCCCCTCTGGGGGGTGCTGCTGCTCAAGGAACATCTGTCGCCGCTTGGGGTGGCCGGCATCCTGTTGATTGCCATGGGGGCCTATGCCGTGCAGCTGCGCACTCTGAGGATGTCCGAGGTGCTGCGCCCGTTTCACTACCTGGGCAGTTCTTCGGTACGCTTCGCGCTCGCCGCGGGACTGGTCTATTCCTTCGGCGCGGTGATCGACAAGAGCGGGGTGACCCGTTACGATCCGCTGCATTTCACTTACCTGCTGGTTGTCTGGATGCTGTTGCTGATGTCGCTCAACCTGTTGCGGTCGGGCAACAGGGGACGGATCCCGGCTGAATGGCGCCGTCATCCGCGTCTGGTCCTCTGCGCCGGACCGGTGATGCTCTGTTCCTTTCTCAGCTTCCGTTACGGACTGCAGCTGGCGCCGATGAGCTACGCGGTGCCGGTGCGCCAGGCTTCGCTGTTGATCGCCGTTTTGATCGGAGTGGTTTTTCTCGGTGAACGGGCCGGTCGCATCCGGTTCGGCGCCACTCTGCTGATTCTCGCCGGAGTCTGCCTGGTCCGTTTCGGTTGAACCCAAATCCGCCGGCAATTTCGGGATTCGGCTGTCATTACGGTTGAATCTGCTTCGTTGCCTTCACCGCATCGGTGCTCAACGCAGCCCGGCTGCGTTTGCGCCCGAAGCGGAACGGCGCCTCGCATCTCCACCCGTCCCGCCACCCTCGGTCCGCAAAACTGCCGGTGGATTTGGGTTGAAGCTGGGCCGGGTGCCCCGGGCTGTGCTATAAACAGGCGGTACAGAATTTCCGTTTTCCGAGGGCTCTCTGATGAAAAACCTGGCCAATTTTCTGTTCGAGGTGGGGATGCTCAAACGCACCCCGCGCAGCGGCTTCCAGTTCCTCGGCTCCGGCGCCGAGTCGGTGGCCGAACATTCCTTCCGCACTGCCATGATCGGTTACACCCTGGCTCATCTGGATGGGCGGGCCGATGTCGGCCGGGTGGTGCAGATATGCCTCTTTCATGACCTGCCCGAGGCGCGGACCGGCGATCAGAATTACGTCAACAAGAAGTACGTTCGCACGGATGAAAAAAAAGCGGTCGAGGACCTGGCCCGGAACCTGCCGTTCGGCGATGACTACCGTGACCTGTGGCAGGAATTTGATGCCCGCGAGAGCCTTGAGGCGCAGCTGGCACATGATGCCGATCAGCTGGAGATGATCCTGGCCTTGAAGGAATACAAGGATCTCGGCAACCGTTACGCCGACGAGTGGTATCCTTATTTGGTTGAGCGGTTGCGGACCGACGCGGCGCGGCAGCTGGCGGAGACCATCTGGGAGACCGATTCGAGCAAGTGGTGGTTCGATGATGATCACCAGTGGTGGGTGAAGGGAGAGCGGGGTCCTGCTTGACGCTGTCGGGCTTTAGTGTTACAAGTGTCCGCTTGAAAATTGTTACCTGAATCAGTGAGTTCCTGTCGGATGGAGAGGGCAATGACTTGTGTTATCCGCCGACAAGGGGCTCACTGATGCAGGTGTTACAGAACGGGGATTTCAGTTATGCTGGACAGCCGCTACCTGCGGGACAATCTGAAAGAAGCCGAACGCCGCCTGGCAACGCGCGGCGGTGATGTTGATCTGTCCGCTTTTTGTGGCCTGGACGAGAAACGGCGCGGCCTGCTCGGCGAGGCCGAGGGTCTCAAGGCCGAGCGCAACCAGGTTTCGGCGCTGATCGGCAAGACCCGGGACAAGAGCCAGGTGCAGGGTGAGATCTCCCGCATGAAGGAGGTCTCGGCACGGATCAAGCAACTTGACGAGGCGCTGCGCCAGGTCGAAGAGGAATTGCAGGCGCTGCTGCTGACCATCCCCAATCTGCCTCATCCGGCTACACCGGTCGGCGCCGCCGAGGAGGAGAACGTCGAGATCCGACGCTGGGGGACCCCGCGGCAGTTCGATTTTGAAATCCGCGATCATGTCGACCTTGGCGAAGGGCTCGGTATTCTCGATTTCGAGCGGGCCGGAAAGCTCTCCGGGGCGCGCTTTTCTCT
Coding sequences:
- a CDS encoding UbiA-like polyprenyltransferase — translated: MSFAAIAEKTSTLLEMIKFSHTVFAFPFALMGVVLASLAGNALPGAGQVLWICLAMVGARSGAMGLNRLIDAGIDAENPRTADRHIPSGRVSVAEAWLFIVVSLAIFLFAAWMLNPLCFRLAPVAIGFFVLYAYCKRFSHYAHIVLGICLAAAPIGAYIALRGTLDWPVTALALAVLFWVAGFDIFYALQDYEFDVEHGLHSIPSRLGIDKSFLLVRVFHGLMLLFLLLVLPGSGLGWIYVIGVVIVAGMLLYEHRLVKPDDLSRLDAAFFNMNGYISVTIFVFALGDAVFL
- the mqnE gene encoding aminofutalosine synthase MqnE encodes the protein MNSLFASIKEKVASNTRISDDEALALFESPDLLAIGELAAEANRRKNGDRVYFNVNRHINYTNLCVNRCRFCAFSKEAGEAGEYTLALEQIAAKAREAAAVGATEIHTVGGLHPDLPFEFYLEMLQTIKKVEPKLHIKAFTAVEIDYFSQISGLTVEEVIATLGEAGLGSLPGGGAEILGQEVRERICPEKISGERWLEVTEKVHRAGFKSNATMLFGHLEAYPDRVEHLRLLRELQDRSGGFQAFIPLAFQPDNTRVPGAKGVGGVDALKTLAISRLYLDNFKHIKAYWVMLGVKIAQTALCFGVNDLDGTVVEEKIGHDAGADAPQAMSRGDIQKLIRQAGRVPVERDTLYNEI
- a CDS encoding UbiX family flavin prenyltransferase, yielding MKPMQKIVVGITGASGSIYGLRLIEELLRARIQVSLLLSDAGRQVLGFETGLQLDDDPAVCETQLRGHFPAGKSLQVYGMSDFFAPIASGSSAPDAVVICPCSMGTLGRIAAGFSDNLLERVADVALKEGRKLLLVPRETPFNQIHLENMLRISRAGGQILPAMPGFYQQPESVEEMVDFVVGKVLDQLGVEHQLFKRWGG
- the hisC gene encoding histidinol-phosphate transaminase → MTYLRKNIAEMAGYVPGFQPENEAEWIKLNTNENPYPPSPKVREAILAELGSDGGNLRKYPDAASREFRRVAAELYGFDADWVISANGSDELLNNLIRACAGEGEEIAYVHPSYSYYATLAAIQGAKVKTFGLTEAGRIADFPARYPGKIFFLTSPNAPLGIAFDKAYIRELAGRCAGILVVDEAYADFAEENALELVRECRNVVVTRTLSKSYSLAGMRLGLAVARPEMIAALDKIRDHYHLDRLALVAASAALRDQNYLREMVAKICSTRGRFAAVLESLGYQVLDSCANYVFAAPPDRDGKRVYEALFQRRILVRHFSDPLLAHGLRISIGTDEEMDQALAALREIG
- a CDS encoding NADH-quinone oxidoreductase subunit N; amino-acid sequence: MENLVQLAMQNVNFAAIMPSLVLCCFGMAILLINVFMPRGKTTSASLISIIALLVTAVVSLQGWNNPQFGFAGHVALDNFATFFNMTFLLAAGLTILMSDDYLRREGYPIGEYYPLILFSTAGAMWMASGTDLMTIFLGLEVLSISLYILAGLFRHQLQSNEAGLKYFLLGAFSTGFLLYGIALLYGVAGTTNVADIGLYLSAHPAMIGNPMTVAGMLLMSIGFLFKIAAAPFHMWTPDVYQGAPTPVTAFMSAGPKAAAFAALMRVFILGLAGLQSEWTSLLWGLAILTMIIGNVTAIYQTNLKRMLAYSSIAHAGYALVGLVAANAVGVSGILFYMLAYTFMNLGAFAVLVLAGKKGEENLTLEGFSGFGFKRPFLGVAMTIFMLSLMGIPPTAGFAGKFYIFAGAIKSGYIWLAIIGVLNSAVSLYYYLRVIVYMYFKDPQEDYSWVSMHTGAVVSIVIAIVGVLYLGIIPGKIMEMAKLAIF
- the mutY gene encoding A/G-specific adenine glycosylase; its protein translation is MPDDYPFNPAEVAERLLAWYADEGRDLPWRHTRNPYRIWLSEIMLQQTTVAAVVPYYEKFLAAFPDIEALAAAPVEAVIELWAGLGYYRRARHLHAAAVKVVEDFGGSFPASPEEILSLPGVGRSTAGAILSIAFDKPAPILDGNVRRVLCRLFALQLPPRSSEAEKLLWSWAEALTPTGRPHDYAQAIMDLGATVCLPKQPVCPSCPLTGLCQARRRGLERELPLKAATKTVPTVRQVALLLWRDGRLLVRRRPFAGMLQGLWEFPATDLLVHEGGGDAARRLLAEQGGVSEPRRVGEIRHAYSHFRLELEVWSAPFAERCRVAERGEWRWVDPAALARTPLHGAHLKAAKLLDSPA
- the mqnC gene encoding cyclic dehypoxanthinyl futalosine synthase, translated to MFKKIQDKLNAGQPVDRDEALWLLTEAELLQLGKLGDGGRRRKHPENRVTFVVDRNVNYSNVCESKCKFCAFYCDADSDRAYLLDYETIFAKVQELVEHGGTQLLMQGGLHPELKIEWFEELFRQLSRRFPQVQIHSLSAAEIVHIARLSNLSVAECLRRLQAAGLKSLPGAGAEVLVDAVRQRISPNKISWQQWGEVMELAHGLGMRTTATMMFGSGEGPEDIVEHLFRIREIQARTGGFTAFIPWTFQPHNTELGGETATGVDYLKVLALSRIVLDNIDNIQASWVTQGARMAQVALFFGANDLGGTMLEENVVAAAGVTFRMSKEEIIELARGAGFIPARRTTEYEILEVY